A single Mixta calida DNA region contains:
- a CDS encoding phage major capsid protein, P2 family, with protein sequence MRQNTRFKFNAFMSRLAELNGVDTGDMNKKFTVEPSVTQTLMNRVQESSDFLTRINIVPVAEMKGEKIGIGVTGSIASTTDTAGGDERETADFAALDSDVYECAQVNYDFHIRYNTLDLWARYEDFQARLRDAIVKRQSLDRIMIGFNGTHRAKTSNRAANPMLQDVAVGWLQKYREKAPDRVMSKTTNDDGSVTEKVLVGKGRTYANLDALVMDATNNLIAPWYQEDPELVVICGRQLLADKYFPIVNQSQANTEQLAADLIVSQKRIGNLPAVRVPYFPANALMITRLDNLSIYWQEGTHRRLIDEVPKRDRIENYESINEDYVVEDYAAGCLVENIELSDAPVEAKAEAPAETPEA encoded by the coding sequence ATGCGCCAGAACACCCGCTTTAAATTTAATGCCTTTATGTCCCGCCTGGCCGAGCTGAACGGCGTGGACACCGGCGACATGAACAAAAAATTCACCGTGGAGCCGTCGGTCACGCAGACCCTTATGAACCGCGTGCAGGAGTCCTCGGACTTTCTGACCCGCATTAACATCGTGCCGGTTGCTGAAATGAAGGGCGAGAAAATCGGTATCGGCGTGACCGGCTCGATTGCCAGCACCACCGACACCGCGGGCGGCGACGAGCGTGAAACCGCTGATTTTGCCGCGCTGGACAGCGATGTTTATGAATGTGCGCAGGTCAATTACGACTTTCATATCCGCTACAACACGCTGGATTTATGGGCGCGCTATGAAGACTTTCAGGCCCGCCTGCGCGACGCCATCGTGAAGCGCCAGTCGCTTGACCGCATCATGATCGGCTTTAACGGCACTCATCGCGCCAAAACCTCTAACCGCGCCGCTAACCCGATGCTGCAGGACGTGGCCGTGGGCTGGCTGCAGAAGTACCGCGAAAAAGCCCCCGACCGCGTGATGAGCAAAACCACCAATGACGACGGCAGCGTGACCGAAAAGGTGCTGGTCGGTAAGGGCCGCACCTATGCCAACCTTGACGCGCTGGTAATGGACGCCACCAACAACCTGATCGCGCCGTGGTATCAGGAAGACCCGGAGCTGGTTGTGATCTGCGGCCGTCAGCTGCTGGCCGACAAATATTTCCCCATCGTGAACCAGAGCCAGGCCAACACCGAGCAGCTGGCCGCCGACCTGATTGTCAGCCAGAAACGCATCGGCAACCTGCCCGCCGTACGCGTGCCGTACTTCCCGGCTAATGCCCTGATGATCACGCGCCTCGATAACCTGTCGATTTACTGGCAGGAAGGCACGCACCGCCGCCTGATTGACGAGGTGCCGAAGCGTGACCGCATCGAAAACTACGAGTCCATCAACGAAGACTACGTGGTGGAAGATTACGCGGCAGGCTGCCTGGTGGAAAACATCGAGCTGTCCGATGCGCCGGTTGAGGCGAAAGCGGAAGCCCCGGCGGAAACCCCGGAGGCGTAA
- the gpM gene encoding phage terminase small subunit — protein MLSPARRHMMRQQAIEAAQQQSNPLRHATGYEQMLVKLNDDKRRLKKVRSTERKAELKRQMLPDYQPWVAGVLSQGKAVQDAVLMTVMIWRLDTGDIPGALDIARHALLHGLVPPDGFKRDSTAYLLAEEVASAATRAWTIKAPVDINPLLATIRLTESEDMPDQVRAKLHKITGYVLRDAGRADEALAHLTRALQLHEGCGVKKDIERLATAMKKQAAARR, from the coding sequence ATGTTAAGCCCTGCCCGACGTCACATGATGCGCCAGCAGGCCATTGAGGCCGCACAGCAGCAGAGCAACCCGCTGCGCCACGCAACCGGCTATGAGCAGATGCTGGTAAAGCTCAACGACGACAAGCGACGCCTGAAAAAAGTGCGCTCCACCGAGCGCAAGGCGGAGCTGAAGCGCCAGATGCTGCCGGACTATCAGCCGTGGGTGGCGGGCGTGCTGAGCCAGGGGAAAGCCGTGCAGGATGCCGTCCTGATGACCGTCATGATCTGGCGGCTCGATACGGGCGACATTCCCGGCGCGCTGGACATTGCGCGCCATGCCCTGCTGCACGGGCTTGTCCCGCCTGACGGCTTTAAGCGCGACAGTACGGCCTACCTGCTGGCCGAGGAAGTTGCCAGCGCGGCGACGCGCGCCTGGACGATTAAGGCGCCGGTGGATATCAACCCGCTGCTGGCGACCATCAGGCTGACGGAATCCGAAGACATGCCCGACCAGGTGCGCGCCAAGCTGCACAAAATCACCGGGTATGTGCTGCGCGATGCGGGCAGGGCTGACGAGGCGTTAGCCCATCTCACACGGGCGCTGCAGCTGCATGAAGGCTGCGGCGTCAAAAAAGACATAGAGCGGCTGGCAACGGCCATGAAAAAGCAGGCTGCGGCCCGCCGCTGA
- a CDS encoding head completion/stabilization protein produces MTSVVINGPRPAPDAEPPVKNTFFWPDIDLQQLRNALRLEGTVTADRLRLAVKTAISEVNAELYDWRAEKMAAGFPLLAVVPAETFDGKSEKVTHYFAAVAALTAATIAERYRGYDAAGKKADVVEGTADEYWRDARFSISRIAEKPGCIVSLL; encoded by the coding sequence ATGACTTCAGTAGTAATAAACGGACCGCGACCGGCGCCTGACGCCGAGCCGCCGGTGAAAAACACCTTTTTCTGGCCTGACATTGACCTGCAGCAGCTGCGCAACGCGCTGCGCCTTGAGGGCACCGTCACCGCCGACCGCCTGCGTCTGGCGGTGAAAACCGCCATTTCTGAAGTAAACGCCGAGCTGTACGACTGGCGGGCGGAGAAGATGGCGGCGGGCTTTCCCCTGCTGGCGGTGGTGCCGGCCGAGACCTTCGACGGCAAAAGCGAAAAGGTGACGCACTACTTCGCCGCCGTGGCCGCGCTGACGGCCGCCACCATCGCCGAACGCTATCGCGGCTACGACGCCGCCGGTAAAAAGGCCGACGTGGTGGAAGGCACCGCCGACGAGTACTGGCGTGACGCCCGTTTCAGTATCAGCCGCATCGCTGAAAAGCCCGGCTGCATTGTGAGCCTGCTGTGA
- a CDS encoding tail protein X — protein sequence MRIYAQQGDTVDEICFRYYGRTQQVVEQVYAANPGLAESGPVLPHGCEVTLPPQPASSAGETVNLWD from the coding sequence ATGAGAATTTACGCGCAGCAGGGCGATACCGTTGATGAAATCTGCTTTCGCTATTACGGGCGCACGCAGCAGGTGGTTGAGCAGGTCTATGCCGCTAACCCCGGCCTTGCGGAAAGCGGGCCGGTACTGCCGCACGGCTGTGAGGTGACACTGCCGCCGCAGCCGGCATCCTCAGCGGGCGAAACCGTTAACCTGTGGGACTAA
- a CDS encoding HP1 family phage holin, with protein MEKISSLINYLIGLILMWFGRHTPQDIAFMVGSGVAVVTLVINVATFFINWHYRRKTYELQRHQAQGVNLEPDR; from the coding sequence ATGGAGAAAATCAGCTCGCTGATTAACTACCTGATCGGCCTCATCCTGATGTGGTTTGGCCGCCACACGCCGCAGGATATTGCCTTTATGGTCGGTTCCGGCGTTGCCGTGGTGACGCTGGTGATCAACGTGGCGACTTTTTTTATTAACTGGCACTACCGCCGCAAAACCTATGAGCTGCAGCGCCACCAAGCGCAGGGGGTGAACCTTGAGCCAGACCGCTAA
- a CDS encoding lysozyme: MSQTAKRCAVAAVLAVAALLPQFKTLKTSEAGLQLIADAEGCRTSPYQCSAGVWTNGIGHTAGVTPQSVVSERQAAVNLVYDVMRVERAIDACMRHDMPQPVYDAVVSWAFNVGTYAACRSTLGAYINRGEWRSACLQLSRWVFVKGVFSLGLQNRRDRELAWCLKGAA, encoded by the coding sequence TTGAGCCAGACCGCTAAGCGCTGCGCGGTGGCGGCCGTGCTGGCAGTGGCTGCCCTGCTGCCTCAGTTTAAAACCCTGAAAACATCAGAGGCCGGGCTGCAGCTGATTGCCGATGCGGAAGGCTGCCGCACCTCGCCGTACCAGTGCAGCGCCGGCGTCTGGACGAACGGCATCGGCCATACCGCCGGCGTGACGCCTCAGAGCGTGGTCAGTGAGCGACAGGCGGCGGTGAATCTGGTGTATGACGTGATGCGCGTCGAGCGGGCCATTGATGCCTGCATGCGCCATGACATGCCGCAGCCGGTTTATGACGCGGTGGTGTCCTGGGCGTTCAACGTCGGCACCTATGCCGCCTGCCGTTCCACGCTCGGCGCCTATATCAACCGGGGCGAGTGGCGCAGCGCCTGCCTGCAGCTGTCGCGCTGGGTATTTGTGAAGGGCGTATTCAGCCTGGGATTACAGAACCGCCGCGACCGGGAACTGGCCTGGTGCCTGAAGGGGGCTGCATGA
- the lysC gene encoding Rz1-like lysis system protein LysC (LysC is an Rz1-like component of a phage lytic system, substantially overlapping although not fully embedded in the gene for the Rz-like LysB component.): MQTRHYAAGLLLPCLTMLSGCTAVPPSATPAIIWTGCPRVTSCPVPGNRLQTQGDLAADNRQLEAALVSCGLQVEIIKECQEQHDAETETAARGADKQRPAAGAQP; encoded by the coding sequence ATGCAAACCCGACACTACGCAGCTGGTCTGCTGCTGCCCTGCCTGACGATGTTATCCGGCTGCACAGCCGTCCCGCCTTCAGCAACGCCCGCGATTATCTGGACTGGCTGTCCACGCGTGACCAGCTGCCCGGTGCCGGGCAACCGGCTGCAGACGCAGGGCGATCTGGCGGCCGATAACCGCCAGCTGGAGGCTGCGCTCGTTTCATGCGGGCTGCAGGTTGAAATTATCAAAGAATGCCAGGAGCAACACGATGCTGAAACCGAAACAGCTGCGCGAGGCGCTGACAAACAGCGTCCCGCTGCTGGCGCGCAACCCTGA
- a CDS encoding phage tail protein: MLKPKQLREALTNSVPLLARNPDSLNMFIDSGRIVSTLASSLSFEYQYQLNLVITDYADDIDLVMVPVLAWLHENQPDIMATEEKRRTGFTFKADVLSDTLCDISIDLQLTERVIVKQDGDALHVNHIGEPPLPDNVNRPLQLYVNGELVSELTP, encoded by the coding sequence ATGCTGAAACCGAAACAGCTGCGCGAGGCGCTGACAAACAGCGTCCCGCTGCTGGCGCGCAACCCTGACAGCCTGAACATGTTTATTGATTCGGGGCGGATTGTCTCGACGCTCGCCAGCTCGCTGTCGTTTGAATACCAGTATCAGCTGAATCTGGTGATTACCGACTACGCCGACGATATCGATCTGGTGATGGTGCCGGTGCTGGCCTGGCTGCACGAGAACCAGCCCGACATTATGGCGACCGAAGAAAAGCGCCGCACCGGCTTCACCTTTAAGGCGGACGTGTTAAGCGACACGCTCTGCGATATCAGCATTGACCTGCAGCTCACCGAGCGCGTGATCGTGAAGCAGGACGGCGATGCGCTGCATGTTAACCATATCGGCGAGCCGCCGCTGCCGGATAACGTCAACAGGCCGCTGCAGCTCTACGTTAACGGCGAACTGGTCAGCGAGCTGACGCCATGA
- a CDS encoding phage virion morphogenesis protein yields MNGLEAFDDRLAALIANLSPAARKEMARNIAKRLRASQQQNIKRQQTPDGTPFKPRKAQPVRKKKGRVKREMFKKLRTAKYMKAKASADDAVVEFTGNVQRMARVHHYGLRDRPARRGKDVKYESRTLLGISQNHLALIEKVMLTMLSEI; encoded by the coding sequence ATGAACGGGCTGGAAGCATTTGACGACCGGCTGGCCGCGCTCATTGCGAACCTGTCACCGGCTGCACGTAAAGAGATGGCCCGCAACATCGCGAAGCGCCTGCGCGCCAGTCAACAGCAGAATATCAAACGCCAGCAGACGCCGGACGGCACGCCGTTCAAACCACGCAAGGCGCAGCCGGTCAGGAAAAAGAAAGGCCGGGTAAAGCGTGAGATGTTCAAAAAGCTGCGCACCGCAAAGTACATGAAGGCCAAAGCCAGCGCCGACGACGCCGTGGTGGAGTTTACTGGCAACGTGCAGCGCATGGCCCGCGTGCATCATTACGGGCTGCGCGACCGGCCGGCCCGCAGGGGGAAAGATGTGAAATATGAAAGCCGTACTCTATTGGGTATATCCCAGAATCATTTGGCCTTGATAGAAAAGGTTATGCTCACAATGTTAAGTGAAATTTGA
- a CDS encoding reverse transcriptase family protein, with translation MDKPYYPYKAISSIETLAKTLGIRVNLLSLLVEKSDSSYHEFIVCTKKGKDRTVYEPKPLLKRLQKKINSRIFEKVKYPVYLQGGIKDEINKRDYVENALLHSKNKPKQLIGLDIKSFYDNIKSDKVFDIYKYFFKFPDPVSDALTKLTTFKGKLPQGACTSSYLANLVFFNSEYNLVSYFRNMNITYTRLLDDVTLSSPVKLSEKQIGESIKKVVAMFRKYNLKHNNKKTSIECNRNLKNGFQVTGLWVGHATPKTTRDERRYVRLLVKTCEQKYKNNPYTEEYHELWNKTSGLVAKLKRLNQPSHDTLRNRLSLVLPLYDAVMVSKLMMECKSLLRVKNKIEYSVSEVNHINKTLYKLGILSRNNPGRASIWRKKIIANFKNLPTKRELWE, from the coding sequence ATGGATAAGCCTTATTACCCCTACAAAGCCATATCTTCAATTGAAACTCTTGCAAAAACTCTTGGAATTAGAGTGAATTTGCTTTCTCTTCTAGTTGAAAAGTCTGACAGTTCTTATCATGAATTCATTGTTTGCACTAAAAAGGGCAAAGATCGAACAGTTTATGAGCCTAAACCATTATTAAAAAGACTACAAAAGAAAATAAATTCACGCATTTTTGAAAAAGTTAAATACCCTGTTTATCTGCAAGGAGGGATCAAAGACGAAATAAATAAAAGGGACTATGTAGAAAATGCTCTTTTGCATTCTAAAAACAAGCCAAAACAATTAATTGGCTTAGACATAAAATCCTTTTACGACAATATAAAATCAGATAAAGTTTTTGATATATATAAATATTTTTTTAAATTCCCTGATCCAGTTTCAGATGCCTTAACCAAGCTGACAACTTTCAAAGGAAAATTACCTCAAGGGGCTTGCACGTCTTCCTATCTAGCAAATTTAGTTTTCTTTAATAGCGAGTATAACCTAGTTTCATATTTTAGAAATATGAACATAACATATACACGACTACTTGATGACGTTACTTTATCGAGCCCTGTTAAATTAAGCGAAAAACAAATTGGTGAGTCAATAAAAAAAGTTGTAGCCATGTTTAGGAAATACAACCTAAAGCATAATAATAAAAAAACAAGTATAGAATGCAATAGGAATTTAAAAAATGGCTTCCAAGTAACTGGGTTGTGGGTAGGGCACGCAACACCTAAGACTACAAGGGATGAACGCCGTTACGTTAGACTTCTTGTCAAAACTTGCGAACAGAAATATAAAAACAATCCGTATACTGAAGAGTATCATGAGTTATGGAATAAAACTTCAGGGCTGGTGGCAAAGCTGAAAAGGTTAAACCAGCCAAGCCATGACACCCTTAGAAACAGGCTATCTTTAGTACTACCACTCTATGATGCTGTAATGGTATCTAAGTTAATGATGGAGTGCAAAAGCTTACTTCGTGTAAAAAACAAAATTGAGTATAGTGTTAGCGAAGTTAACCATATTAACAAAACTCTATATAAACTTGGGATACTTTCAAGAAACAACCCAGGCAGAGCATCGATTTGGAGAAAAAAAATTATTGCTAATTTCAAAAACTTACCTACAAAAAGGGAGCTATGGGAATGA
- a CDS encoding retron Se72 family effector protein encodes MNHEKNELGIVKIFNSFKGFGFITREKGKDAFFFYEDIVKDLTQVFPGDRVSFIVRQTSKGPRAYSIKKLS; translated from the coding sequence ATGAATCATGAAAAAAATGAATTAGGAATTGTCAAAATATTTAATTCATTCAAAGGATTTGGCTTTATTACAAGAGAAAAAGGAAAGGACGCCTTCTTTTTTTATGAGGATATAGTAAAAGATTTAACACAGGTTTTTCCTGGTGATCGGGTTTCGTTTATTGTCAGACAAACATCAAAAGGGCCTAGAGCTTATAGCATAAAGAAATTAAGCTAG
- a CDS encoding phage baseplate assembly protein V: MNKQLSEILRLLRNLIRIGTVSAVNLDDGLCRVDTGNNTTDWLHWLTARAGRSRAWSAPSVGEQVLVLCLGGELDTGFVLPGVFSDTHPAPSASADALHWSFPDGAVIEYEPDTGALSATGIQTALIKAAVSITLDSPLVECTHALKTATFELTGGGTMKGDVQHSGGALSSNGKVLHTHKHTGDSGGTTGAPL; this comes from the coding sequence ATGAACAAACAACTTTCCGAAATCCTGCGCCTGCTGCGCAACCTGATCCGCATCGGCACCGTGTCCGCCGTCAATCTGGACGACGGGCTTTGCCGTGTCGATACAGGTAACAACACTACCGACTGGCTGCACTGGCTTACTGCCCGTGCCGGGCGCTCACGCGCATGGAGTGCGCCGTCTGTGGGTGAGCAGGTGCTTGTCCTTTGCCTGGGCGGCGAACTGGATACCGGCTTTGTGCTGCCCGGCGTATTTTCTGACACCCACCCTGCCCCGTCGGCCTCCGCTGATGCCCTGCACTGGTCATTCCCGGACGGCGCCGTGATTGAGTACGAGCCGGATACCGGCGCGCTGAGCGCAACCGGCATCCAGACCGCGCTGATTAAGGCGGCGGTAAGCATTACCCTGGACAGTCCGCTGGTTGAATGCACCCATGCGCTGAAAACCGCCACTTTCGAACTGACCGGCGGCGGCACGATGAAAGGCGATGTGCAGCACAGCGGCGGCGCGCTCAGCTCTAACGGCAAGGTACTGCATACGCATAAACATACAGGCGACAGCGGCGGGACAACGGGAGCGCCACTATGA
- a CDS encoding GPW/gp25 family protein yields MTTAQYSGMSRDTGEALADLEHISQSVRDILTTPIGSRIMRRSYGSLLSALIDQPQNAALRLQIMSACYMAILQWEPRIKLTSISYEPAFDGGMAVEITGSRTDAAQDFSLTIPVS; encoded by the coding sequence ATGACTACTGCGCAATATAGCGGCATGAGCCGCGATACCGGCGAGGCGCTGGCAGACCTTGAACATATCAGCCAGTCAGTGCGTGACATTCTCACTACGCCGATCGGCTCCCGGATTATGCGCCGCAGCTATGGCTCCCTGCTGTCGGCGCTGATTGACCAGCCGCAAAACGCGGCACTGCGCCTGCAGATTATGTCGGCCTGCTACATGGCAATTCTGCAGTGGGAGCCGCGCATAAAGCTGACGTCCATCAGCTACGAGCCTGCGTTTGACGGCGGGATGGCGGTGGAAATCACCGGCAGCCGCACCGACGCCGCGCAGGACTTTTCACTAACCATTCCTGTGAGCTGA
- a CDS encoding baseplate assembly protein, producing the protein MATIDLSQLPAPDVVEVLDYETLLAERKATLISLYPAEQQAAIARTLALESEPIVKLLQENAYREVILRQRVNEAAQANMVAYASDGDLDQLGANNGVPRLTLTPADNTTIPPTPAVMESDDDFRLRVASAFEGLSVAGPTGAYEYHAKSADGRVADASAISPSPACVTVTVLSREGNGEAPADLLAVVDAALNDEDVRPVADRVTVQSASIVNYAVEAVLYLYPGPEAEPVRAAAEKKLAAFVSAQARLGRDIRKSALYAALHVEGVQRVELAQPAADVVLDKTQAAYCTGYSITVGGSDE; encoded by the coding sequence ATGGCAACCATTGACCTGAGCCAGCTGCCTGCGCCCGATGTGGTTGAGGTGCTGGATTATGAAACGCTGCTGGCCGAGCGCAAGGCCACGCTGATTTCGCTCTACCCCGCAGAGCAGCAGGCGGCCATCGCCCGCACGCTGGCGCTGGAGTCCGAGCCGATTGTGAAGCTGCTGCAGGAAAATGCCTACCGCGAGGTCATTCTGCGCCAGCGCGTGAATGAAGCGGCGCAGGCAAACATGGTGGCCTACGCCAGTGACGGCGACCTCGACCAGCTCGGCGCGAACAACGGCGTTCCCCGCCTGACACTTACCCCGGCCGACAATACCACCATCCCGCCGACGCCCGCCGTGATGGAAAGCGACGACGATTTCCGGCTGCGCGTGGCGTCTGCCTTTGAGGGGCTGAGCGTGGCCGGGCCGACCGGTGCCTATGAATATCATGCGAAAAGCGCCGACGGCCGCGTGGCGGATGCGTCAGCCATCAGTCCGTCGCCGGCCTGCGTCACTGTCACCGTGCTGTCGCGCGAGGGCAACGGCGAGGCGCCGGCCGACCTGCTGGCCGTGGTGGATGCCGCGTTGAACGATGAGGACGTGCGCCCGGTCGCCGATCGCGTCACGGTGCAGTCAGCGTCGATTGTGAATTACGCCGTTGAGGCGGTGCTGTACCTCTATCCGGGGCCGGAGGCTGAACCTGTCCGCGCCGCTGCCGAGAAAAAGCTCGCTGCCTTTGTCAGCGCGCAGGCCCGCCTCGGCCGGGACATTCGTAAATCAGCACTTTATGCCGCGCTGCATGTTGAGGGCGTGCAGCGCGTTGAGCTGGCGCAGCCGGCGGCCGACGTGGTGCTGGACAAGACGCAGGCCGCGTACTGCACCGGATACAGCATAACGGTCGGAGGCTCTGATGAGTGA
- a CDS encoding phage tail protein I gives MSDRLLPAGSSVLEVAAAEACAKIETIPVPLRRLWNAQTCPVELLPYLAWAWSVDRWDAGWPEATKRSVVAASEYVHRHKGTIGSLRRVVEPLGYLIRIIEWWKTGEAPGTFRLDVGVLDTGITQEMYNELERLIADAKPCSRHLIGLSINLDSTGALPVAAAAYSGDELTVYPYTPETITVSGPGYTGAAVHITDQTDVHA, from the coding sequence ATGAGTGATCGCCTGCTGCCGGCCGGCTCGTCGGTGCTGGAAGTGGCCGCCGCTGAAGCCTGCGCGAAGATAGAAACCATTCCGGTACCGCTGCGCCGGCTGTGGAACGCGCAGACCTGCCCGGTCGAGTTGCTGCCGTATCTCGCCTGGGCGTGGTCGGTTGACCGCTGGGATGCCGGCTGGCCGGAAGCCACAAAGCGCAGCGTGGTCGCCGCATCGGAATACGTTCACCGGCACAAAGGCACCATCGGCTCGCTGCGGCGCGTGGTGGAGCCGCTCGGTTATCTGATACGCATCATTGAGTGGTGGAAAACCGGCGAGGCGCCCGGCACGTTTCGCCTCGATGTGGGCGTGCTGGATACCGGCATTACACAGGAAATGTATAACGAGCTGGAGCGCCTGATTGCGGATGCAAAACCCTGCAGTCGCCACCTTATCGGGCTGTCGATTAACCTGGACTCAACCGGCGCGCTGCCGGTAGCGGCGGCGGCTTACAGCGGCGATGAGCTGACTGTTTATCCCTATACACCCGAAACCATTACCGTGAGCGGGCCGGGCTATACCGGCGCAGCGGTGCATATTACTGACCAGACGGACGTACACGCATGA
- a CDS encoding tail fiber assembly protein, translating into MSYWFSPEYNAFYPKSLENAYKTAGTLPNDLRDVSDDVFIEYSGMPPAGKVRTSDNEGFPCWADMPVPEVSEDELKAQARKLRDEFILSTDRMLVVDYTINDIPQSGQQREELLKVRASFKTWE; encoded by the coding sequence ATGAGTTACTGGTTTAGCCCTGAATACAATGCTTTTTACCCTAAATCTCTTGAAAATGCATATAAGACTGCAGGAACGCTCCCAAATGATTTAAGAGATGTAAGTGACGATGTTTTTATAGAATATTCCGGGATGCCTCCTGCTGGAAAAGTACGAACTTCTGATAATGAAGGCTTCCCCTGCTGGGCTGACATGCCCGTTCCTGAAGTGTCTGAAGATGAATTAAAAGCACAAGCCAGAAAATTACGTGATGAATTTATATTATCAACAGATCGGATGTTAGTTGTGGACTATACAATCAATGACATCCCCCAGTCTGGTCAACAGCGCGAAGAATTGTTAAAAGTTCGTGCCAGCTTCAAAACCTGGGAATGA
- a CDS encoding gp53-like domain-containing protein — protein MECASLALFRARVFFRFLVGLGEAAKRDIGSDTNQIPDMGAFSNGLSRTGWQKIAGGFILQWGYAPVPAGSATGKVLFPVVFPKDIFAIFVTDTGAACLSYGTTDRNNAGFTVARLTSTSIGSVNGFYLAIGI, from the coding sequence GTGGAGTGTGCCAGCCTGGCGCTTTTCAGGGCCAGGGTTTTCTTTCGGTTTTTGGTTGGTTTAGGCGAGGCGGCAAAACGGGATATCGGGAGCGATACTAATCAAATCCCTGACATGGGCGCTTTTTCAAACGGTCTGTCAAGAACCGGCTGGCAGAAAATAGCCGGGGGATTCATTTTGCAGTGGGGATATGCTCCTGTCCCTGCTGGAAGCGCAACAGGGAAAGTGCTGTTCCCCGTAGTGTTTCCAAAAGATATTTTTGCCATATTTGTTACTGATACAGGCGCTGCGTGTTTGTCATACGGAACTACTGACCGAAACAACGCAGGATTTACCGTGGCGCGCCTTACAAGCACGTCGATTGGTAGCGTCAACGGTTTTTATTTGGCGATCGGAATATAA
- a CDS encoding recombinase family protein — MLIGYIRVSTNDQNTDLQRNALQSANCELIFEDRISGKKSDRPGLKKALRCLQEGDTLVVWKLDRLGRSMRHLVMLTEELREKGINFRSLTDSIDTSTPMGRFFFHVMGALAEMERELIVERTRAGLAAAREKGRIGGRRRIMTPEVVSRAERMLTNGATLHQIALVLEVSVKTLYRYIPAVKQQRLRDSVRSPASKP; from the coding sequence GTGCTGATTGGCTACATCAGGGTGTCAACAAATGACCAGAACACTGATTTGCAGCGTAACGCGCTGCAGAGCGCAAATTGTGAACTGATTTTTGAAGACAGAATAAGCGGGAAAAAGTCAGACCGCCCCGGACTGAAAAAGGCACTGCGCTGCCTGCAGGAGGGCGACACGCTCGTGGTGTGGAAGCTCGATCGACTGGGCCGCAGCATGCGCCATCTGGTCATGCTGACTGAGGAACTGCGCGAAAAGGGAATAAACTTCCGCAGCCTGACCGACAGCATTGATACCAGTACGCCAATGGGTCGATTCTTTTTTCATGTCATGGGGGCGCTGGCGGAAATGGAGCGCGAGCTGATTGTTGAGCGTACCCGTGCAGGACTGGCAGCGGCACGGGAGAAAGGCCGCATCGGTGGCAGGCGGCGGATAATGACGCCTGAAGTGGTCAGCCGGGCTGAAAGAATGCTGACGAACGGCGCCACGCTGCATCAGATTGCCCTGGTGCTGGAGGTATCGGTAAAGACGCTTTATCGCTATATTCCTGCCGTAAAACAGCAGCGCCTGCGTGATTCTGTCCGGTCACCGGCCAGCAAACCATGA
- a CDS encoding phage major tail tube protein yields the protein MALPRKLKGLNLFNDSNNYQGVVTAVTLPKLSRKLDAYRGGGMNGAAFVDNGLDDDALDMEWTIGGIDDLVLKQWGASAAVPLRFAGSYQRDDTGEEIAVEIEVRGRHQAFDFGEAKQGEDTETKITTKNTYFRLTWDGKELMEIDTINMIEKVDGTDLLEQRRKNLGLM from the coding sequence ATGGCATTACCCCGCAAATTAAAAGGGCTGAACCTTTTCAACGATTCAAACAACTATCAGGGCGTGGTGACCGCCGTCACCCTGCCGAAGCTGTCACGCAAGCTGGACGCCTACCGGGGCGGCGGCATGAACGGTGCCGCGTTCGTGGACAACGGGCTGGACGACGATGCGCTGGATATGGAGTGGACGATTGGCGGCATAGACGATCTGGTACTGAAACAGTGGGGCGCCAGCGCGGCCGTACCGCTGCGCTTTGCCGGCTCCTATCAGCGCGACGACACCGGCGAGGAAATTGCCGTGGAGATCGAGGTGCGTGGCCGCCATCAGGCGTTTGATTTCGGCGAGGCCAAACAGGGCGAGGATACCGAGACCAAAATCACCACCAAAAACACCTATTTCCGCCTGACGTGGGACGGTAAAGAGCTGATGGAAATCGACACCATCAACATGATCGAAAAAGTGGACGGCACCGACCTGCTGGAGCAGCGCCGCAAAAACCTCGGCCTGATGTAA